The following are from one region of the Georgenia sp. M64 genome:
- a CDS encoding UTP--glucose-1-phosphate uridylyltransferase, with translation MSASEASVRKALIPVAGRGTRFLPATKAMPKEMLPVVDKPAVEYVVEEVSDAGITDVLLVTGRGKGAIEDHFDHTRELETALEHKGDTERLDLVRRSTNLAHIHFVRQGIPKGLGHAVLQGRDHIGDEPFAVLLGDDLIDARDPLLTDMIAVREALGGSVIALLEVDPDQINLYGAAAVEPVDHAPVGTLADGDVVRVTELVEKPPVDEAPSNLALIGRYVLDPSVFRVLEETAPGRGGEIQLTDALQVLARTDPAEGGGVHGVVFRGRRYDTGDKLDYLKAVVRLAVDREDLGPDFGGWLEQFVAGRHVELASDPAGSGRAAEPSQGSPSAR, from the coding sequence ATGTCTGCGAGCGAAGCGTCAGTGCGCAAGGCCCTCATCCCCGTCGCCGGCCGCGGGACCCGGTTCCTGCCCGCCACCAAGGCGATGCCCAAGGAGATGCTCCCGGTGGTGGACAAGCCGGCGGTGGAGTACGTCGTCGAGGAGGTCTCCGACGCCGGGATCACCGACGTCCTGCTGGTCACGGGCCGGGGCAAGGGCGCCATCGAGGACCACTTCGACCACACCCGCGAGCTCGAGACCGCCCTGGAGCACAAGGGGGACACCGAGCGGCTCGACCTCGTGCGCCGCTCCACCAACCTCGCCCACATCCACTTCGTGCGTCAGGGCATCCCCAAGGGCCTGGGCCACGCGGTCCTCCAGGGCCGGGACCACATCGGCGACGAGCCGTTCGCCGTCCTGCTCGGCGACGACCTCATCGACGCCCGCGACCCGCTCCTCACCGACATGATCGCCGTGCGGGAGGCCCTGGGCGGCTCGGTCATCGCCCTGCTCGAGGTCGACCCCGACCAGATCAACCTCTACGGCGCCGCCGCCGTCGAGCCGGTGGACCACGCCCCGGTGGGCACGCTCGCCGACGGCGACGTCGTGCGCGTCACCGAGCTCGTCGAGAAGCCCCCGGTGGACGAGGCGCCGTCCAACCTCGCCCTCATCGGCCGGTACGTCCTCGACCCGTCGGTCTTCCGGGTCCTGGAGGAGACGGCGCCCGGCCGGGGCGGGGAGATCCAGCTCACCGACGCGCTGCAGGTCCTCGCCCGCACGGACCCCGCCGAGGGCGGCGGCGTCCACGGCGTCGTCTTCCGCGGCCGGCGCTACGACACCGGCGACAAGCTCGACTACCTCAAGGCCGTCGTGCGCCTGGCCGTCGACCGCGAGGACCTCGGCCCGGACTTCGGCGGCTGGCTCGAGCAGTTCGTCGCCGGACGCCACGTCGAGCTGGCGTCCGACCCCGCCGGGTCCGGCCGGGCCGCCGAGCCGTCGCAGGGCAGCCCGAGCGCCCGGTGA
- a CDS encoding GNAT family protein, which translates to MDRTPPPAWPVTLVEGPVALRPLRRRDRGDWEELRRRNAAWLERWEATSPTGGPPVSYRSYVQALDRQARAGVSLPFVIELDGEMVGQLNVSSITRGSFCSATIGYWVSQHVAGRGVMPLAVAMATDHAWYEAGLHRIEINIRPENAPSLRVVEKLGFRDEGLRRRFLHIQGDWRDHRSFALTVEEVPGGLVRRWAEAGGSVR; encoded by the coding sequence GTGGACCGGACCCCGCCCCCGGCCTGGCCCGTGACCCTCGTGGAGGGACCGGTCGCCCTGCGCCCGCTGCGCCGGCGCGACCGCGGTGACTGGGAGGAGCTGCGCCGGCGCAACGCCGCCTGGCTCGAGCGGTGGGAGGCCACCTCACCCACCGGCGGCCCGCCGGTGTCGTACCGGTCCTACGTGCAGGCCCTGGACCGGCAGGCGCGCGCCGGGGTGTCACTGCCGTTCGTCATCGAGCTCGACGGCGAGATGGTGGGCCAGCTCAACGTCTCCTCCATCACCCGGGGGTCGTTCTGCTCGGCGACGATCGGGTACTGGGTGTCCCAGCACGTCGCGGGCCGAGGAGTCATGCCGCTCGCCGTCGCCATGGCCACCGACCACGCCTGGTACGAGGCGGGGCTGCACCGCATCGAGATCAACATCCGGCCCGAGAACGCACCCTCGCTGCGGGTCGTGGAGAAGCTCGGGTTCCGCGACGAGGGGCTGCGGCGGCGGTTCCTCCACATCCAGGGCGACTGGCGCGACCACCGCAGCTTCGCCCTGACGGTGGAGGAGGTGCCCGGCGGCCTCGTGCGCCGGTGGGCGGAGGCGGGCGGGTCGGTGCGCTGA
- the mobF gene encoding MobF family relaxase: MTVSMRVVSAGKGYGYLLRSVVQGDGDATQAAGFTRYFTEAGTPPGVWMGNGVAYFGAGELRPGMTVTPEQLQTLLGRGSDPVTGANLGRPFREYPTAAERTAALTCRVDRALPAGEFDAEVTRIQAEQAVRGPQTATAGFDLTFSVPKSVSVLWGLADANTQELIVEAHHAAVTDVLDLFEREVAATRTGHAGIAQVPVVGIAATAYDHWDSRANDPQLHTHVVVSNKVMTAHDGGQWRTLDSRAVHHAIVGLSEHYNAVLADRLTGTFGLSWERRDRGEDRTGQWEIRGVGEDLIAEFSSRARAIDVATDAKIAHYVAEHGHRPTGRRIVQLRAQATLKTRPEKTIRALTELTAEWRTRARDIVGGDPTEWARDLTTTREPARALTGESVPMFLIDQAAADVVDAVSERRSTWRHWNLWAEASRRTMGWRFQSPADREQAIALITDAATRRSVQLTPAEVATTPAGMRRDDGTSTLRPRHSTYYSSERLLAAEDRLLALAEDHEPALVVPPPIVETVQGGRGDGVVVGGEQAAAITQILTSGRRLDLLVGPAGTGKSTAMAALAGAWTTAHGPGSVVGMAPSAAAAQVLADDIGIGCDNTAKWVHDHARGRADFRPGQLVILDEATLASTRTLETIATRAGEVGAKVVLVGDPAQLQSVDAGGAFNMLAQARGDDLAQLVEVRRFVHAWEKDASLALRDGDPAAIDAYAGHGRIVEGTTEAMTDAAYQAWQHDLTAGRSSILVTEAAESVRQLNERARAERIQAGPTATDREVRLRDEARASVGDVVITRRNDRRLRTGPGTWVRNGDRWTVTHVGHDGTLDVCQAGDGARVRLPAGYVARHVDLGYAVTAHRAQGLTVDTAHVVVSPSTTRENLYVSMTRGRHANTAYVALDQPDPLHVTPAETVTSARTVLFGVLNHSGLELSAHQTITAEQERWTGIAQLAAEYETIAATAQRGRWTRLVTDTLTRTGGLTTAEAGQVTSSEAFTVLMAELRRAEAHHHDVETLLPRLAAQRTLLDADDIAAVLTTRLARATRRPARGTTPDLIAGFIPAAGGPLPADAARALAERRELIEARARTLAKVAIRDGAPWVGRIGDRPHSAGDRERWLAEVAVVAAYRDRYGITGPPLGASTRTLIQERDRRRAAEALRRAQAVAQEQGTAARRVRISGRSL; encoded by the coding sequence GTGACGGTCTCGATGCGGGTGGTCTCGGCGGGCAAGGGGTACGGGTACTTGCTCCGGTCGGTGGTGCAGGGCGACGGCGACGCGACCCAGGCGGCCGGGTTCACGCGGTACTTCACCGAGGCCGGCACCCCGCCCGGGGTGTGGATGGGCAACGGGGTCGCGTACTTCGGGGCGGGCGAGCTGCGCCCCGGCATGACAGTGACACCGGAGCAGCTGCAGACGCTGCTGGGGCGCGGGAGCGACCCGGTCACCGGGGCGAACCTGGGCCGGCCGTTCCGGGAGTACCCGACCGCGGCTGAGCGCACCGCGGCCTTGACCTGCCGTGTCGACCGGGCCCTGCCGGCGGGGGAGTTCGACGCCGAGGTGACCCGCATCCAGGCCGAGCAGGCCGTCCGGGGGCCGCAGACCGCGACGGCCGGGTTCGACCTGACGTTCTCGGTGCCGAAGTCGGTGTCGGTGCTGTGGGGCCTGGCCGACGCGAACACCCAGGAGCTGATCGTCGAGGCCCACCACGCCGCCGTGACCGACGTGCTGGACCTGTTCGAGCGAGAGGTCGCCGCCACCCGCACCGGCCACGCCGGCATCGCGCAGGTGCCCGTCGTCGGGATCGCTGCCACGGCGTACGACCACTGGGACTCCCGCGCGAACGACCCACAACTCCACACCCACGTCGTCGTGTCGAACAAGGTGATGACCGCCCACGATGGCGGGCAGTGGCGGACCCTGGACTCCCGGGCCGTCCACCACGCGATCGTGGGCCTGTCCGAGCACTACAACGCCGTCCTCGCCGACCGGCTCACCGGCACGTTCGGGCTGTCGTGGGAGCGGCGCGACCGCGGCGAGGACCGCACCGGCCAGTGGGAGATCCGCGGCGTCGGCGAGGACCTCATCGCCGAGTTCTCCAGCCGGGCCCGCGCGATCGACGTCGCCACCGACGCGAAGATCGCTCACTACGTGGCCGAGCACGGCCACCGCCCCACCGGCCGACGGATCGTGCAGCTGCGCGCGCAGGCCACCCTCAAGACCCGGCCCGAGAAGACCATCCGCGCACTGACCGAGCTGACCGCCGAGTGGCGGACGCGCGCGCGGGACATCGTGGGCGGCGACCCGACCGAGTGGGCACGCGACCTCACCACCACCCGAGAGCCGGCGCGGGCGCTGACCGGGGAGTCGGTGCCGATGTTCCTGATCGACCAGGCCGCCGCCGACGTCGTGGACGCCGTGTCGGAGCGGCGGTCGACCTGGCGGCACTGGAACCTTTGGGCCGAGGCCTCGCGCCGCACCATGGGCTGGCGCTTCCAGTCCCCCGCGGACCGCGAACAGGCGATCGCGCTCATCACCGACGCCGCCACCCGGCGGTCCGTCCAACTCACCCCCGCCGAGGTGGCCACCACCCCGGCGGGGATGCGGCGCGACGACGGCACCAGCACCCTGCGCCCCCGGCACTCCACGTACTACTCGAGCGAGCGTCTGCTCGCCGCGGAGGACCGGCTCCTCGCCCTGGCCGAAGACCACGAACCGGCGCTCGTCGTCCCGCCACCCATCGTCGAGACCGTGCAGGGCGGCCGGGGTGACGGTGTGGTGGTCGGCGGGGAGCAGGCCGCCGCGATCACGCAGATCCTCACCTCGGGCCGACGCCTGGATCTGTTGGTCGGTCCGGCCGGGACCGGGAAGTCCACCGCGATGGCCGCCCTGGCCGGTGCCTGGACCACGGCGCACGGGCCCGGATCCGTGGTGGGGATGGCGCCGTCGGCCGCCGCCGCACAGGTCCTCGCCGACGACATCGGCATCGGGTGCGACAACACCGCCAAGTGGGTGCACGACCACGCCCGCGGCCGGGCGGACTTCCGCCCGGGCCAGCTCGTCATCCTCGACGAGGCCACCCTGGCCTCCACCCGCACCCTGGAGACCATCGCGACCCGCGCCGGCGAGGTCGGCGCGAAGGTCGTCCTCGTCGGGGACCCGGCCCAGCTGCAGTCCGTCGACGCCGGCGGCGCGTTCAACATGCTCGCCCAGGCCCGCGGCGACGACCTGGCACAGCTGGTGGAGGTGCGGCGCTTCGTCCACGCATGGGAGAAGGACGCCTCCCTCGCCCTGCGCGACGGCGACCCGGCCGCGATCGACGCATACGCGGGCCACGGCCGGATCGTCGAGGGCACCACCGAGGCCATGACCGACGCCGCCTACCAGGCGTGGCAGCACGACCTGACTGCCGGCAGGTCCTCCATCCTCGTCACCGAGGCCGCGGAATCGGTACGGCAGCTCAACGAGCGCGCCCGCGCCGAACGCATCCAGGCCGGCCCGACCGCCACCGACCGCGAGGTCCGGCTGCGCGACGAGGCACGCGCATCCGTCGGCGATGTGGTCATCACACGCCGCAACGACCGTCGCCTCCGCACCGGCCCCGGCACCTGGGTGCGTAACGGCGACCGCTGGACCGTTACCCACGTCGGACACGACGGCACGCTCGACGTCTGCCAAGCCGGCGATGGCGCGAGGGTGAGGCTGCCGGCCGGGTACGTCGCCCGGCACGTCGACCTCGGCTACGCCGTCACCGCCCACCGCGCCCAGGGCCTGACCGTCGACACCGCGCACGTGGTCGTCTCGCCCTCGACGACCCGCGAGAACCTCTACGTGTCCATGACCCGCGGCCGGCACGCGAACACCGCCTACGTCGCCCTCGACCAGCCCGACCCCCTCCACGTCACCCCCGCCGAGACCGTCACCTCCGCACGGACCGTGCTGTTCGGGGTGCTCAACCACTCCGGTCTCGAGCTCTCCGCCCACCAGACCATCACCGCCGAGCAAGAGCGGTGGACCGGCATCGCCCAGCTCGCGGCCGAGTACGAGACCATCGCCGCCACCGCCCAACGCGGCCGCTGGACCCGCCTCGTCACCGACACGCTCACCCGCACAGGCGGGCTCACGACGGCCGAGGCTGGCCAGGTCACCTCGTCCGAGGCCTTCACCGTCCTCATGGCCGAGCTGCGCCGCGCCGAAGCCCACCACCACGACGTGGAGACCCTCCTGCCGCGGCTGGCCGCACAGCGCACCCTGCTCGACGCGGACGACATCGCCGCCGTCCTCACCACCCGCCTCGCCCGAGCCACCCGGCGACCCGCACGCGGGACGACGCCGGATCTCATCGCTGGGTTTATCCCCGCTGCGGGCGGGCCGCTGCCCGCCGACGCCGCCCGAGCGCTCGCCGAACGCCGCGAGCTCATCGAGGCTCGCGCCCGCACGCTCGCCAAGGTTGCGATCCGCGACGGGGCGCCGTGGGTGGGCCGCATCGGTGACCGGCCGCACAGTGCCGGCGACCGCGAACGGTGGCTGGCCGAGGTCGCGGTCGTCGCCGCCTACCGCGACCGTTACGGCATCACCGGCCCTCCGCTCGGAGCCTCCACCCGAACCCTCATCCAGGAACGCGACCGGCGCCGGGCCGCCGAAGCCCTGCGCCGCGCCCAGGCAGTCGCCCAGGAGCAGGGGACAGCAGCGAGGCGTGTGCGCATTAGCGGACGCAGCTTGTAG
- a CDS encoding helix-turn-helix domain-containing protein, with protein sequence MVLAHLSYMNEHIEPPLSRTPLWSLEELCTKLHTTPATVHTWRKRGTAPKAYRIGRHLMFEEADVRAWLADRAAVAARERGDAGSQTGW encoded by the coding sequence GTGGTGCTCGCGCACCTGAGCTACATGAACGAGCACATCGAACCCCCGCTGAGTCGCACGCCGCTGTGGAGCCTGGAGGAGCTGTGCACGAAGCTCCATACGACGCCGGCCACGGTCCACACGTGGCGCAAGCGGGGGACGGCTCCGAAGGCATACCGCATCGGCCGGCACCTGATGTTCGAGGAGGCCGATGTCAGGGCCTGGCTCGCAGATCGCGCGGCGGTCGCAGCAAGGGAGCGCGGCGACGCCGGCTCACAGACGGGTTGGTGA
- a CDS encoding site-specific integrase, protein MANPGLRPGEHGEIFIREVGANKHEARVRLRLFDGSTTFIARTRSTRQSARLAAQAEIEQVLNAPTGSEDLQADSKVGLAARQWITELRAQSRWPNPPVRPQTVDGYELLLGNHLIPVLGKKKLNELTTAMCQRWIDGIIERGRSGPHDLIWTADQAKFCFTAVLDRAIRHDAMRMNPVEKVKTPRPSTPVPRAMTVIEIYRLRKAVRDWEASRIGRPGPRPTGSLPAAVDLMLGTGLRIGEVLALQWGEVSLTGPRPTVAVVATLVDVKGEGTIRQTKAKTDAGERTIVLPRFAVDALEAIRPASPEPTTPVFPSRSFRDGRVSCKPQTTHNVRRTLRLALDLAKMSGEVHPHLLRKTVATYVARERGAGDAASVLGHKINAGVTGKHYIERLRVAPDVSDVLEQLVEIAEEEGAKWEAAKERRLKGQAAILPAPTILAATERATASRTVKVAAMVEEVSGW, encoded by the coding sequence ATGGCCAATCCCGGACTGAGGCCGGGCGAGCACGGCGAGATCTTCATCCGTGAGGTCGGCGCGAACAAGCACGAGGCGCGTGTGCGGCTGCGGCTGTTCGACGGCTCGACGACCTTCATCGCGCGTACGAGATCCACGAGACAGTCGGCTCGACTCGCTGCACAGGCAGAGATCGAGCAGGTCCTCAACGCCCCAACGGGCTCCGAGGACCTGCAAGCCGACAGCAAGGTCGGCCTGGCCGCACGGCAGTGGATCACCGAGCTGCGGGCACAGTCGAGGTGGCCCAATCCGCCGGTCCGGCCGCAGACCGTCGACGGGTACGAACTGCTCCTGGGCAACCACCTGATCCCAGTGCTCGGCAAGAAGAAGCTCAACGAGTTGACGACCGCCATGTGTCAGAGGTGGATCGACGGAATCATCGAGAGGGGCAGGTCGGGGCCGCACGACCTGATCTGGACGGCTGATCAGGCGAAGTTCTGCTTCACGGCCGTGCTCGATCGCGCAATCAGGCATGACGCGATGCGCATGAACCCGGTCGAGAAGGTCAAGACCCCGCGACCGTCGACACCCGTACCCAGGGCCATGACGGTCATCGAGATCTACCGGCTGCGTAAGGCCGTACGCGACTGGGAGGCGTCCCGCATCGGCAGACCCGGTCCCAGACCGACGGGCAGCCTGCCGGCCGCGGTCGATCTCATGCTCGGCACGGGCCTGCGTATCGGCGAGGTGCTCGCGCTGCAGTGGGGCGAGGTCAGCCTCACGGGACCGCGGCCCACGGTCGCGGTCGTCGCGACACTGGTCGACGTCAAGGGCGAGGGCACGATCCGTCAGACGAAGGCAAAGACGGATGCGGGCGAGCGCACGATCGTGCTGCCACGGTTCGCTGTAGATGCGCTCGAGGCCATCCGGCCCGCAAGCCCTGAGCCGACCACACCGGTGTTTCCGTCGAGGTCGTTCAGGGACGGCAGGGTCTCCTGCAAGCCGCAGACGACCCACAACGTTCGCCGGACGCTTCGGCTTGCACTTGATCTGGCAAAGATGAGCGGGGAGGTCCATCCGCACCTGCTGCGCAAGACCGTGGCCACGTACGTCGCAAGGGAGCGCGGTGCGGGCGACGCCGCATCGGTCCTCGGCCACAAGATCAATGCCGGCGTCACTGGCAAGCACTACATCGAGCGACTCCGCGTGGCTCCGGACGTCTCCGACGTCTTGGAACAGCTCGTCGAGATTGCGGAGGAGGAGGGTGCGAAGTGGGAGGCCGCGAAGGAGAGGCGTCTGAAAGGGCAGGCCGCGATCCTGCCGGCGCCGACCATCCTTGCGGCTACCGAGCGTGCGACGGCGTCGAGGACCGTCAAAGTCGCGGCGATGGTCGAGGAAGTATCGGGATGGTGA
- a CDS encoding 5-formyltetrahydrofolate cyclo-ligase → MERPQIPLPRTDGYEAEDAKQMLRQIIREHRAQRPPQERAEVGRSLVPHVLEAVGAARTVAAWVSQGTEPSTLASLAALHEQGCTVLLPVLGPGLNRTWGHYTSEQDLAVRAPGRPPEPSGPVLPAEAVADADVVLIPALAIDAHGTRLGQGGGWYDRVLVHTRPGTPVFAVIHAEELVGDVTLPRVEHDVPVGAVITPAEWFLLEGSAFRAEALANGASAVDHLAER, encoded by the coding sequence ATGGAGCGCCCGCAGATCCCCCTGCCCCGGACGGACGGTTACGAGGCGGAGGACGCGAAGCAGATGCTCCGCCAGATCATCCGTGAGCACCGCGCCCAGCGCCCCCCGCAGGAGCGCGCCGAGGTGGGCCGGTCGCTCGTGCCGCACGTGCTCGAGGCGGTCGGCGCGGCCCGCACCGTCGCGGCCTGGGTCTCGCAGGGGACCGAGCCGAGCACCCTGGCGTCCCTGGCGGCCCTGCACGAGCAGGGTTGCACCGTGCTGCTGCCCGTGCTCGGCCCGGGCCTGAACCGGACGTGGGGCCACTACACCTCGGAGCAGGACCTCGCCGTGCGTGCGCCGGGCCGCCCACCCGAGCCGTCGGGGCCCGTGCTGCCTGCCGAGGCCGTCGCGGACGCCGACGTCGTCCTCATCCCCGCGCTCGCGATCGACGCGCACGGCACCCGCCTGGGCCAGGGCGGCGGCTGGTACGACCGGGTGCTCGTCCACACCCGCCCGGGCACACCGGTCTTCGCCGTCATCCACGCCGAGGAGCTCGTCGGCGACGTCACGCTGCCCCGGGTGGAGCACGACGTGCCCGTCGGTGCGGTCATCACCCCCGCCGAGTGGTTCCTCCTGGAGGGCTCGGCCTTCCGGGCGGAGGCCCTCGCGAACGGCGCCTCCGCGGTCGACCACCTCGCGGAGCGCTGA
- the glp gene encoding gephyrin-like molybdotransferase Glp: MRSVQEHLAACLAAVGPLPPLDVVLPDSVGCILAEDVLAGGDLPVTDLAGIDGYAVRSADLDGARPTAPVTLRVTDEVRAGAADRLHLVPGTAVRIASGAPLPVGADAVVPLEQTDLGRARVEVRTASAAGENVRRQAEDLRAGEIVLPAGERVGARQVALLAAAGRGRVSVHPRPRVVIVSVGDEFVEPGRPAEPGQVYDANGHALATAVQDAGGATYRVAAVPDEHRELRETLEDQLVRADLVITTGGLSHGANDTVKEVLGPLGTVRFDNVAMWPGRQLGVGHVGDGTPIFALPGDPVSVQVAFETFVRPALRAMAGYAELYRPSVQAAVTGGWYSPSGRREFVRVQVTGGPAEGYRAQPVGAPAALLLSALARSNALAVVPEDVTDVRPGDRLHCLLLDA; this comes from the coding sequence GTGAGATCGGTCCAGGAGCACCTCGCGGCCTGCCTGGCCGCGGTCGGACCGCTCCCGCCGCTCGACGTCGTGCTGCCCGACTCCGTCGGCTGCATCCTGGCCGAGGACGTCCTGGCCGGGGGTGACCTGCCGGTCACAGACCTCGCCGGGATCGACGGGTACGCCGTCCGCTCGGCCGACCTCGACGGCGCCCGGCCGACGGCGCCGGTCACCCTGCGTGTGACCGACGAGGTCCGCGCCGGCGCGGCGGACCGCCTCCACCTCGTACCGGGGACGGCCGTGCGCATCGCGTCCGGGGCGCCGCTGCCGGTCGGTGCCGACGCCGTCGTGCCGCTGGAGCAGACGGACCTCGGCCGGGCCCGGGTCGAGGTGCGGACCGCGTCCGCGGCGGGCGAGAACGTCCGGCGTCAGGCGGAGGACCTGCGCGCCGGTGAGATCGTCCTGCCGGCGGGGGAGCGGGTCGGTGCCCGCCAGGTCGCGCTGCTCGCCGCCGCCGGACGGGGCCGGGTCAGCGTCCACCCGCGTCCGCGCGTCGTCATCGTCTCGGTCGGTGACGAGTTCGTCGAGCCCGGGCGGCCGGCGGAGCCCGGCCAGGTCTACGACGCCAACGGCCATGCGCTCGCCACCGCAGTCCAGGACGCCGGCGGCGCGACCTACCGCGTCGCCGCCGTCCCCGACGAGCACCGCGAGCTGCGCGAGACGCTCGAGGACCAGCTCGTGCGGGCGGACCTCGTCATCACGACCGGCGGTCTCAGCCACGGCGCGAACGACACCGTCAAGGAGGTTCTCGGCCCGCTCGGCACCGTGCGGTTCGACAACGTGGCCATGTGGCCCGGGCGCCAGCTCGGCGTCGGGCACGTCGGCGACGGGACGCCGATCTTCGCCCTGCCCGGCGACCCGGTCTCGGTGCAGGTGGCGTTCGAGACCTTCGTGCGACCGGCGCTGCGGGCGATGGCCGGGTACGCCGAGCTGTACCGGCCCTCGGTCCAGGCGGCCGTCACCGGGGGCTGGTACTCGCCGTCGGGACGGCGCGAGTTCGTCCGCGTCCAGGTCACCGGTGGTCCGGCGGAGGGCTACCGTGCCCAGCCCGTCGGGGCCCCCGCCGCGCTCCTGCTCTCGGCGCTCGCCCGGTCCAACGCGCTCGCCGTCGTCCCGGAGGACGTCACGGACGTGCGTCCCGGCGACCGGCTGCACTGCCTCCTCCTGGACGCCTGA